One part of the Streptomyces ferrugineus genome encodes these proteins:
- a CDS encoding low temperature requirement protein A, translating to MTSSSTPAPDSPRPPAHRSPLRRLTARGRGEAHRSATPLELFFDLCFVVAIAQAGIQLVHAVAEGHAGEGILNYAMVFFAIWWAWMNFTWFASAYDNDDVLYRVVTLIQIAGVLVLAAGVSRAFEDHEYQAVLVGYVIMRLALVSQWLRVAGSSEGRERRMALRYAGGVLLCQIGWVGLVVLPEDTLVAVFVVMAVLEMCVPVYAEKVQPTSWHPHHIAERYGLFTIIVLGETIAAATVAVKTGIDEEDALGELLPIAAGGLLIIFAAWWIYFVVPIHGHLRSNRQAFLWGYGHYVVFASAAAIGAGLEVAVEQSVGKAHISTLSASAAVTLPTALYLLTVWALHSRHFKVGIAQQLVLPTAALLVICCTFLGEWAVLAAGLVCALTVATGETLTARTTARERETAARAPVA from the coding sequence ATGACGTCCAGTTCCACTCCCGCGCCGGACTCCCCCCGCCCGCCCGCGCACCGCAGCCCGCTGCGCAGGCTCACCGCCCGTGGCCGCGGTGAGGCACACCGGTCCGCCACTCCGCTGGAGCTCTTCTTCGACCTGTGCTTCGTCGTGGCCATCGCCCAGGCGGGCATCCAGTTGGTGCACGCGGTCGCCGAGGGCCATGCGGGCGAGGGCATCCTCAACTACGCGATGGTGTTCTTCGCCATCTGGTGGGCGTGGATGAACTTCACGTGGTTCGCCTCGGCCTACGACAACGACGACGTGCTCTACCGGGTCGTCACGCTGATCCAGATCGCCGGTGTGCTGGTGCTGGCGGCCGGGGTCTCCCGGGCGTTCGAGGACCACGAGTACCAGGCGGTGCTGGTGGGCTATGTGATCATGCGGCTCGCCCTGGTGTCGCAGTGGCTGCGCGTGGCCGGGTCGAGTGAGGGCAGGGAACGCCGGATGGCCCTGCGGTACGCCGGCGGTGTGCTGCTGTGCCAGATCGGCTGGGTCGGCCTCGTGGTGCTGCCCGAGGACACCCTGGTCGCGGTGTTCGTGGTGATGGCGGTCCTGGAGATGTGCGTGCCGGTGTACGCGGAGAAGGTCCAGCCCACGTCCTGGCACCCGCACCACATCGCCGAGCGGTACGGGCTGTTCACGATCATCGTGCTCGGCGAGACCATCGCGGCAGCCACGGTCGCCGTGAAGACGGGCATCGACGAGGAGGACGCGCTGGGCGAACTGCTGCCGATCGCCGCGGGCGGGCTGCTGATCATCTTCGCTGCCTGGTGGATCTACTTCGTGGTGCCGATCCACGGTCATCTGAGATCCAACAGGCAGGCGTTCCTGTGGGGTTACGGCCACTACGTCGTCTTCGCCTCGGCTGCCGCGATCGGCGCGGGGCTGGAGGTGGCGGTCGAGCAGTCCGTGGGCAAGGCGCACATCTCGACGCTGTCCGCGTCGGCGGCGGTGACCCTGCCGACGGCGCTGTATCTGCTCACCGTCTGGGCGCTGCACTCGCGTCACTTCAAGGTGGGCATCGCCCAGCAGCTGGTGCTGCCGACCGCGGCCCTGCTGGTGATCTGCTGCACGTTCCTGGGCGAGTGGGCGGTGCTCGCGGCCGGTCTCGTCTGCGCCCTGACGGTGGCGACCGGCGAGACTCTGACGGCGCGCACGACGGCCCGGGAGCGCGAGACGGCGGCGCGAGCGCCGGTCGCCTGA
- a CDS encoding P1 family peptidase: MTVDALTDVAGLRVGHATRTGDGWLTGTTVVLAPEGGAVAAVDVRGGGPGTKETDALDPRNLVQKVEAIVLTGGSAYGLDAASGVMAWLEEQRRGVRVGVDPAHVVPVVPAACVFDLGRGGDFRARPDAATGRAAVEAAAASEAGAAVPEGCVGAGTGATVGPVKGGIGTASTVLDSGVTVAALVVANAAGAVVDPETGVLYGELFQGRVPYPEAHVHEAARRRLAELAEKNALPPLNTTLAVVATDADLSKAQAQKLAGTAHDGIARAVRPVHLLHDGDTVFTLATGQRPLDAGNPLALNGLLAAGADAVTRAIVRAVRAAESVAGPGGVWPSYGELYGEA; encoded by the coding sequence ATGACAGTTGACGCTCTGACAGATGTCGCGGGGCTGCGGGTGGGGCACGCGACGCGTACCGGCGACGGTTGGCTCACCGGCACCACGGTGGTGCTGGCACCCGAGGGCGGTGCCGTCGCCGCGGTGGACGTGCGCGGCGGCGGGCCCGGTACCAAGGAGACCGACGCGCTCGATCCGCGCAACCTGGTGCAGAAGGTCGAGGCGATCGTGCTGACCGGCGGCAGCGCGTACGGGCTCGACGCGGCGTCCGGGGTGATGGCCTGGCTGGAGGAACAGCGGCGCGGGGTGCGGGTGGGGGTGGATCCGGCGCATGTCGTGCCCGTGGTGCCCGCCGCCTGTGTCTTCGACCTCGGCCGCGGCGGCGACTTCCGGGCCAGGCCGGACGCGGCCACCGGGCGGGCTGCGGTCGAGGCGGCCGCGGCGAGCGAGGCGGGCGCCGCGGTGCCGGAGGGCTGTGTGGGCGCCGGTACGGGAGCCACCGTGGGCCCGGTCAAGGGCGGGATCGGCACCGCGAGCACGGTGCTCGACTCGGGGGTGACGGTGGCCGCGCTGGTGGTGGCCAACGCGGCTGGGGCGGTCGTGGATCCGGAAACCGGTGTGCTGTACGGGGAGTTGTTCCAGGGGCGCGTGCCATACCCGGAGGCGCACGTCCACGAGGCCGCACGCCGGCGCCTCGCCGAGCTCGCGGAGAAGAACGCGCTGCCACCGCTGAACACGACGCTCGCGGTCGTCGCCACCGACGCGGACCTGTCGAAGGCGCAGGCACAGAAGCTGGCGGGTACGGCACATGACGGGATCGCTCGGGCGGTACGACCCGTGCATCTGCTCCACGACGGGGACACCGTGTTCACGCTGGCCACCGGTCAGCGCCCGCTGGACGCCGGGAATCCGCTCGCGCTCAACGGCCTCCTCGCGGCCGGCGCGGACGCGGTGACCCGGGCGATCGTACGGGCCGTGCGCGCGGCCGAGTCGGTGGCCGGGCCGGGCGGGGTGTGGCCGTCGTACGGGGAGCTGTACGGGGAGGCGTAG
- a CDS encoding L,D-transpeptidase: MTTPDITARRALGACAALMIGALTLTACGGSANADNGDKGGDSARTSAAKIAISAKDGSTGASINTTGVKVSGGKLTEVTMKAADSGQDVPGSLSADGTGWKPKEQLERGTKYEIAATAKDGEGRTTAADSTFTTVSSANSFIGTYTPDGGTTVGVGMPVSFSFDKAISDKKAVQSHITVTSSSGQKVVGHWFGTQRLDFRPEEYWKAGSKVTMKIDLDGVEGANGVYGVQKKTVTFTVGRSQVSTVDVNTQTMTVVRDGSTVKSVPISAGSAEFTTYNGQMVISEKFTKLRMDSRTVGLANAYDIPDVPHAMRLTQSGTFIHGNYWYNKGNPPFGRQGTSHGCVGLQDVRGGQGDTPSKWFYDNSILGDVVIVKNSPDKTVTPDNGLNGWNMAWSQWVAGSAV, encoded by the coding sequence GTGACAACGCCGGACATAACAGCGCGGCGCGCACTGGGGGCCTGTGCCGCCCTGATGATCGGCGCCCTGACGCTCACCGCCTGCGGTGGCAGCGCCAATGCCGACAACGGCGACAAGGGCGGCGACTCCGCCAGGACGTCCGCCGCGAAGATAGCGATCTCGGCGAAGGACGGCTCGACCGGGGCGTCGATCAACACGACCGGCGTGAAGGTCAGCGGCGGCAAGCTGACCGAGGTGACGATGAAGGCGGCGGACAGCGGGCAGGACGTGCCCGGTTCGCTGTCCGCCGACGGGACCGGCTGGAAGCCGAAGGAACAGCTCGAGCGGGGGACGAAGTACGAGATAGCGGCCACCGCGAAGGACGGGGAAGGGCGCACCACCGCCGCCGACTCCACCTTCACCACGGTCTCCTCGGCCAACAGCTTCATCGGGACGTACACTCCCGACGGCGGCACCACGGTCGGCGTCGGGATGCCGGTGTCCTTCAGCTTCGACAAGGCGATCAGCGACAAGAAGGCCGTGCAGTCGCACATCACGGTCACCTCCAGCAGTGGGCAGAAGGTGGTCGGGCACTGGTTCGGCACCCAGCGGCTCGACTTCCGGCCCGAGGAGTACTGGAAGGCCGGCTCCAAGGTCACGATGAAGATCGACCTGGACGGCGTCGAGGGCGCGAACGGCGTCTACGGGGTGCAGAAGAAGACGGTCACCTTCACCGTCGGGCGCTCGCAGGTCTCCACGGTCGACGTCAACACGCAGACGATGACGGTGGTGCGCGACGGCAGCACGGTCAAGTCGGTGCCGATCTCGGCGGGCAGCGCGGAGTTCACCACGTACAACGGGCAGATGGTGATCTCCGAGAAGTTCACGAAGCTGCGGATGGACAGCAGGACCGTCGGCCTCGCCAACGCGTACGACATCCCCGATGTGCCGCACGCGATGCGGCTGACGCAGTCGGGCACCTTCATCCACGGCAACTACTGGTACAACAAGGGCAACCCGCCCTTCGGGCGACAGGGCACCAGCCACGGCTGCGTCGGCCTGCAGGATGTCCGGGGCGGACAGGGGGACACGCCCTCCAAGTGGTTCTACGACAACTCGATCCTCGGCGACGTGGTGATCGTCAAGAACTCCCCCGACAAGACCGTGACGCCGGACAACGGGCTCAACGGCTGGAACATGGCGTGGAGCCAGTGGGTCGCGGGGAGTGCCGTCTGA
- the mscL gene encoding large conductance mechanosensitive channel protein MscL: protein MSENKEPGVWEGFKAFLMRGNVVDLAVAVVIGAAFTNIVNAVVKGIINPLVGAIGTKNLDHYSSCLSGSCEGEQGIQILWGSVLGAALSFVITAAVVYFLMVLPMAKYLARVEARRKAKEGAQEVIEVTELEVLKEIRDALVAQRGSGHDRP from the coding sequence GTGAGCGAGAACAAGGAACCGGGCGTCTGGGAGGGCTTCAAGGCCTTCCTGATGCGCGGAAACGTCGTCGATCTGGCAGTGGCGGTGGTGATCGGTGCCGCGTTCACCAACATCGTGAACGCGGTGGTGAAGGGCATCATCAATCCGCTGGTCGGAGCGATCGGCACCAAGAACCTCGATCACTACAGCTCGTGCCTGAGCGGGTCGTGCGAGGGCGAGCAGGGGATCCAGATCCTGTGGGGCTCGGTGCTGGGTGCCGCGCTCAGCTTCGTGATCACCGCGGCCGTCGTCTACTTCCTGATGGTGCTGCCCATGGCGAAGTACCTGGCCCGGGTGGAGGCCCGCCGCAAGGCGAAGGAGGGCGCGCAGGAGGTCATCGAGGTGACCGAGCTGGAGGTGCTCAAGGAGATCCGCGACGCACTGGTCGCCCAGCGCGGCTCGGGACACGACCGGCCTTAG